One part of the Humulus lupulus chromosome 9, drHumLupu1.1, whole genome shotgun sequence genome encodes these proteins:
- the LOC133799749 gene encoding uncharacterized protein LOC133799749: MEQAIEFEWLPTRCTCCKSLGHTVSSCKHAKEVVWKPKQQVTSSDKGDSRGDTDLCESGLENKSKDSNQLISDKDAQKTSKGAQLAVKGDPKSGMTASAAAVKEENQEEVSKKKLQENQQSNEGINKVEEMMKDIFLGWNWYSSRAVEGRILLVWKQDIVQVTITQEMDQLINCEVKIKGVNQTSYLSFVYGRKSVEERKNLSDQLHLPQVNIRPWLVVGDFNAVFEFDDRIGGRMVTALEVEDSRQWRAKTMLNELRSSGSFFTWSNKQKEGSRIFSKLDRVLINEMWLDIFPNSEARINWDTISDHCYCLIKTVQFQDSGIRPFRYYNMWATHKDFRSTVLNIWSKPTGGYAISSSSLLQQEEIKAATEYVRMSKLYESFLRQKRKINWLRFGDENTTYFHGSLKQRRMRNRITSFINDEGQIVENYSELGSVLSLEQQLMLIQPFTKKGVKRDLFSIHSIKSPGPDGFGSGFYKALWKDIREDISEAILMFFERGVIPAELNGTILSLIPKVDSPTKATYYRPIAYCNTLYKCISKMICFRLANVLPVIIHQNQGAFIKNRQLAHNILILQDILHGYTRKNISPRCVLKIDLSRAYDSIDWVFMEDILRAFCFPRRFIQWIMTCLTGTSYTLMFNGRLQGSFEGRKGLRQGDPISPLIFVLVKEYLTRLLKQASHQREFRFHPMCKHLQLVNLCFADDLILFCKGNFRSVQILFDRFLNFFHCFGLAANLSKSQIFFGGVAAEVKNDILKFVALGEGNFPMKYLGVCLPKVLGGLGFKEGFNWNKVLLAKYLWALSSKQDLLWVKWIDGVYLKGNSFWSYQLKPDVSWYWRKLCNLRETFTEMDLEAAVVLGNLKLKSLYSSMLQRYSVGFAKAVWCSLSVPKHRFILWQLVLGHLLTRNNLVWCRIDVSSKICLVWELLKHWLSPGIWPNQWDNWKQWLEGKPKNMMHRIYVASLAAAIAGSVEPKRSEQELLSL; the protein is encoded by the exons GCTAAGGAGGTAGTTTGGAAGCCAAAACAGCAGGTTACAAGTTCAGATAAAGGGGATTCTAGGGGAGACACTGATCTGTGCGAGTCAGGGCTTGAGAACAAATCAAAGGATTCTAACCAATTGATTTCTGATAAGGATGCTCAGAAAACTAGTAAGGGAGCACAGTTGGCTGTTAAGGGTGACCCGAAGTCTGGTATGACAGCATCAGCTGCAGCAGTAAAAGAG GAGAATCAAGAAGAGGTTTCAAAGAAGAAATTACAAGAGAACCAGCAATCTAATGAAGGGAT TAATAAGGTTGAGGAAATGATGAAGGATATTTTCTTGGGTTGGAATTGGTACAGCAGTCGGGCAGTGGAAGGTAGAATTTTGTTGGTTTGGAAACAAGATATAGTTCAAGTTACTATTACTCAGGAGATGGACCAACTAATCAATTGTGAAGTGAAGATCAAGGGTGTTAATCAAACATCTTATCTGTCTTTTGTGTATGGTAGAAAATCAGTGGAGGAGAGGAAAAATCTCTCGGATCAATTACACTTGCCTCAGGTTAATATTAGGCCTTGGTTGGTTGTTGGGGACTTCAATGCAGTTTTTGAATTTGATGATCGTATTGGAGGTAGAATGGTAACTGCCTTGGAAGTAGAAGATAGTCGACAATGGAGGGCTAAAACAATGTTGAATGAATTAAGGTCTAGTGGCTCTTTCTTTACTTGGTCTAACAAACAAAAAGAAGGTTCAAGAATCTTCTCTAAGTTGGACAGAGTTCTTATTAATGAAATGTGGCTTGATATCTTTCCGAATTCAGAGGCTCGGATTAACTGGGATACAATATCTGATCATTGTTATTGTCTCATCAAAACAGTTCAATTTCAGGATTCAGGGATTAGGCCATTCAGATACTACAATATGTGGGCTACTCATAAGGACTTTCGGAGTACTGTCTTGAATATATGGTCTAAACCAACTGGTGGTTATG CAATCTCCTCTTCGAGTTTGTTACAGCAGGAAGAGATTAAGGCTGCAACTGAGTATGTTAGAATGTCTAAATTGTATGAGAGTTTCCTGAggcaaaaaagaaaaattaattggCTTAGATTTGGTGATGAGAACACAACTTATTTCCATGGTAGTCTGAAACAGAGGAGAATGAGGAATCGTATCACTAGTTTTATAAATGATGAGGGTCAGATTGTTGAGAATTATTCAGAG CTGGGGTCGGTTTTATCTTTGGAGCAACAATTAATGCTGATACAACCATTTACTAAGAAGGGTGTTAAGAGAGATTTATTCAGTATCCACTCCATCAAAAGTCCTGGCCCAGATGGTTTTGGCTCAGGTTTTTATAAAGCCCTCTGGAAAGATATAAGGGAAGACATTTCTGAGGCTATTTTAATGTTCTTTGAGCGTGGAGTGATTCCTGCTGAGTTGAATGGGACTATCTTATCTCTTATTCCTAAGGTTGACTCTCCCACTAAAGCCACTTATTATAGACCCATAGCCTACTGTAACACTCTCTATAAATGTATTTCTAAGATGATTTGTTTCCGATTGGCTAATGTTCTCCCTGTTATTATTCATCAAAATCAAGGAGCTTTTATAAAGAATAGACAGCTTGCTCATAATATTTTAATTCTTCAAGACATTCTCCATGGCTATACTAGGAAGAATATTTCTCCCCGATGTGTGCTAAAAATTGATCTCAGTAGGGCGTATGATTCTATTGATTGGGTCTTTATGGAGGATATCTTGAGAGCTTTTTGTTTCCCTAGAAGGTTTATTCAATGGATAATGACTTGCTTGACAGGTACTTCTTATACTCTTATGTTCAATGGGAGATTACAAGGAAGTTTTGAAGGGAGGAAAGGATTAAGACAAGGAGACCCTATCTCTCCTCTGATTTTTGTACTGGTTAAGGAGTATCTCACAAGACTTCTAAAGCAAGCTTCTCATCAAAGAGAGTTTAGATTTCATCCCATGTGTAAGCATTTGCAACTTGTTAATTTGTGTTTTGCGGATGATTTGATTCTGTTTTGTAAGGGGAATTTTAGATCTGTTCAGATTTTATTTGATCGATTTTTGAACTTTTTCCATTGCTTTGGTCTAGCTGCTAATTTGAGTAAATCTCAAATATTCTTTGGGGGCGTGGCAGCTGAGGTTAAGAATGATATTCTTAAGTTTGTTGCTCTTGGAGAGGGGAATTTTCCTATGAAGTATCTGGGG GTTTGCCTTCCTAAAGTTTTGGGTGGCCTGGGTTTTAAGGAGGGATTTAATTGGAATAAAGTTCTTTTGGCTAAATATCTTTGGGCTTTGTCTTCTAAACAAGACTTGTTATGGGTGAAATGGATTGATGGAGTCTATCTAAAAGGTAATTCTTTCTGGTCTTATCAGTTGAAACCAGATGTTAGTTGGTATTGGCGTAAATTGTGTAACTTGAGAGAGACCTTTACTGAAATGGATTTAGAGGCAGCGGTTGTTCTTGGTAATCTGAAATTGAAGTCCCTGTATAGTAGCATGCTTCAGAGGTATTCTGTTGGGTTTGCTAAGGCAGTGTGGTGTAGTCTTTCTGTGCCCAAGCATCGTTTTATTCTTTGGCAATTAGTTCTTGGCCATTTACTGACTAGGAATAATCTGGTTTGGTGCCGAATTGATGTTAGCTCTAAGATCTGTCTG GTTTGGGAGCTGCTTAAGCATTGGTTAAGTCCTGGTATTTGGCCAAATCAATGGGACAATTGGAAGCAGTGGTTAGAAGGGAAGCCTAAAAATATGATGCATCGAATTTATGTAGCTTCTTTGGCAGCTGCG ATTGCAGGGTCGGTTGAGCCTAAAAGATCTGAACAAGAATTGTTGTCTCTCTGA